From Salvia splendens isolate huo1 unplaced genomic scaffold, SspV2 ctg481, whole genome shotgun sequence, one genomic window encodes:
- the LOC121790339 gene encoding ATP synthase subunit delta', mitochondrial-like has translation MLRHGSRSLFNRASASSMRWRRQFSTDLPAETAEDTKFVESWKKMNPNMDPPKTPSAYMKPRPPTPANIPSKLTVNLVLPYDSVLSSKEVDMVIVPATTGQMGVLPGHVATIAELKPGILSVHEGNDVTKYFLSSGFAFIHANSVADIIAIEATPVDRLDPNLVQKGLADFQQKLNTASTDVEKAEAQIGIDVHSALNAALTG, from the exons ATGTTGCGACATGGTTCACGATCCCTCTTCAACCGAGCTTCCGCCTCATCCATGAGGTGGCGCCGCCAGTTTTCTACCGATCTACCTGCGGAGACTGCCGAAGACACCAAGTTTGTGGAATCATGGAAGAAAATGAATCCGAATATGGACCCGCCGAAAACCCCATCGGCCTACATGAAGCCTCGACCACCCACCCCGGCCAACATTCCGTCCAAGCTCACTGTCAATTTGGTGCTTCCTTATGATTCTGTCTTATCTTCCAAAGAG GTTGATATGGTCATAGTACCAGCAACTACGGGACAAATGGGTGTTTTACCTGGTCATGTAGCTACAATTGCGGAGCTAAAACCTGGGATACTGTCAGTTCATGAAGGCAATGATGTGACCAAATATTTCCTCAGCAGCGGGTTTGCTTTTATCCATGCAAACTCTGTTGCAGATATAATTGCTATTGAGGCCACACCTGTAGACCGCCTGGACCCAAATTTGGTTCAGAAAGGCCTCGCAGATTTTCAACAAAAGCTAAACACAGCATCAACCGATGTGGAGAAAGCTGAAGCACAAATCGGCATAGATGTACACAGCGCTCTCAATGCCGCCCTTACAGGTTAA